From Cygnus atratus isolate AKBS03 ecotype Queensland, Australia chromosome 1, CAtr_DNAZoo_HiC_assembly, whole genome shotgun sequence, the proteins below share one genomic window:
- the HMGB1 gene encoding high mobility group protein B1 — MGKGDPKKPRGKMSSYAFFVQTCREEHKKKHPDASVNFSEFSKKCSERWKTMSSKEKGKFEDMAKADKLRYEKEMKNYVPPKGETKKKFKDPNAPKRPPSAFFLFCSEFRPKIKGEHPGLSIGDVAKKLGEMWNNTAADDKQPYEKKAAKLKEKYEKDIAAYRAKGKVDAGKKVVAKAEKSKKKKEEEEDEDEDEEDEDDEEEEEEEDEDDDDDE, encoded by the exons ATGGGCAAAGGCGATCCTAAGAAGCCGAGAGGTAAAATGTCTTCATACGCCTTCTTTGTGCAAACCTGCCGGGAGGAGCACAAGAAGAAACATCCAGATGCTTCAGTGAACTTTTCAGAGTTCTCAAAAAAATGCTCAGAACGATGGAAG ACTATGTCTTCTAAGGAGAAAGGGAAGTTTGAAGATATGGCAAAGGCTGACAAGCTTcgttatgaaaaagaaatgaaaaactatgTACCACCTAagggggaaacaaaaaagaagttCAAGGATCCAAATGCACCGAAGAGGCCTCC TTCggcttttttcttgttttgctctgAGTTTCGTCCAAAAATCAAAGGAGAACATCCTGGTCTGTCCATTGGGGACGTCGCAAAGAAACTGGGAGAGATGTGGAACAACACCGCCGCAGATGATAAACAGCCTTATGAAAAAAAGGCTGCTAAACTGAAGGAGAAGTATGAGAAG GATATCGCTGCATACCGGGCCAAAGGGAAGGTTGATGCAGGCAAAAAAGTAGTTGCCAAGGCCgagaagagcaagaagaagaaggaggaggaggaagatgaggatgaagatgaggaggaCGAAGATGAcgaagaagaggaagaagaggaggatgaagatgatgatgatgatgaataA